A stretch of Mycobacterium sp. ITM-2016-00316 DNA encodes these proteins:
- a CDS encoding FAD-dependent oxidoreductase, translating into MSQPKIVIIGAGIVGTSLADELTARGCTKVTVLDRGPLFTTGGSTSHAPGLVFQTNGSKTMSEFARYTVEKFVGLDAFNQVGGLEVATTEARWTDLHRKHGWAQSWGIQGELIDPAQCKALHPLLDTDRILGGFHTPSDGLARALRAATAQAERAIERGARFLAHHDVVDVLQRGGRVVGVRTAGGDEFDADVVVSAAGFWGAELGARVGLTVPLVPMAHQYAKSGQVAALRRVGIASDDARLPILRHQDQDLYFREHGDRLGIGYYGHRPMPVTMSTLLTDTAGGQERSDRGISTAETMPSMLPFTEDDFAPGWAASTELLPALGDSKVEEAFNGIFSFTPDGFSLMGEHRDLSGFWVAEAVWVTHSAGVAQAMAEWILDGAPTTDVHECDLYRFEEPATSPEFILATSSQAFVEVYDIVHPHQYRTEPRDLRVSPFHARERELGAHFFEGGCWERPAWYEANAALVAELADAGMTFPDRDDWSGRFYSPISIAEARWTREHVALYDMTPLTRYEVSGPGACAFLQHLTTNNIDKRTGSVTYTLMLDESGGIRSDLTVARLSDDVFQVGANGPLDIDWMLRRLPQSGVAVRDITGGTCCIGVWGPRARDLVTPLCAADISHESFGYFRALKTFIGAVPVTMMRVSYVGELGWEIYASAEHGLKLWDLLAAAGRPYRAIAAGRIAFNSLRLEKGYRSWGTDMTTEHQPAAAGVGFAVSGKKGDFLGKAALDTASAPAKMLRSIVFDDPAAVVLGKEPVSIEGTVRGYVTSAGYSATLGRSIAYAWLPADTAVGSAVSVAYLSTTFSATVHAEPVVDPDMFLIRR; encoded by the coding sequence ATGTCACAGCCCAAGATCGTCATCATCGGTGCCGGGATCGTCGGCACGTCACTGGCCGATGAACTCACCGCCCGCGGGTGCACAAAGGTCACCGTCCTGGACCGCGGGCCCCTGTTCACCACCGGCGGTTCCACCTCGCACGCCCCGGGCCTGGTGTTCCAGACCAACGGGTCGAAAACCATGAGCGAGTTCGCGCGTTACACGGTCGAGAAATTCGTGGGCCTCGACGCGTTCAACCAGGTCGGCGGGCTCGAGGTGGCCACCACCGAAGCCCGCTGGACCGATCTGCACCGCAAGCACGGCTGGGCGCAGTCGTGGGGAATCCAGGGCGAGCTCATCGACCCCGCCCAGTGCAAGGCACTGCATCCGCTGCTCGACACCGACCGGATACTCGGCGGCTTCCACACTCCCTCCGACGGCCTGGCCAGGGCACTGCGCGCGGCGACCGCGCAGGCCGAACGCGCCATCGAGCGCGGCGCCCGGTTCCTCGCACACCATGACGTGGTGGACGTCCTGCAGCGGGGCGGGCGCGTCGTCGGCGTGCGCACCGCCGGGGGTGACGAGTTCGACGCCGACGTGGTGGTGTCCGCCGCCGGCTTCTGGGGCGCCGAACTCGGCGCGCGGGTGGGACTGACGGTGCCGCTGGTCCCGATGGCGCATCAGTACGCCAAATCCGGCCAGGTGGCGGCGTTGCGGCGCGTGGGAATCGCATCGGATGACGCCCGGCTGCCGATCCTGCGCCACCAGGATCAGGACCTGTACTTCCGCGAGCACGGCGATCGTCTCGGTATCGGGTACTACGGTCACCGGCCGATGCCGGTGACGATGTCGACCCTGCTCACCGACACCGCCGGCGGGCAGGAGCGGAGCGACCGGGGGATCAGCACAGCCGAGACCATGCCGTCGATGCTGCCGTTCACCGAGGACGACTTCGCGCCCGGCTGGGCGGCCAGCACCGAACTGCTTCCCGCGCTGGGTGATTCGAAGGTCGAGGAGGCCTTCAACGGCATCTTCTCCTTCACCCCCGACGGCTTCTCCCTCATGGGCGAGCACCGCGATCTGTCCGGTTTCTGGGTCGCCGAGGCGGTCTGGGTCACCCACTCCGCCGGGGTGGCCCAGGCGATGGCCGAATGGATCCTCGACGGCGCCCCCACCACCGATGTCCACGAATGCGACCTATACCGGTTCGAGGAGCCCGCCACGAGCCCGGAGTTCATCCTCGCCACCAGCTCGCAGGCCTTCGTCGAGGTGTACGACATCGTGCATCCGCACCAATACCGCACCGAGCCGCGCGACCTGCGGGTCAGCCCGTTCCACGCACGGGAGCGGGAGTTGGGCGCGCATTTCTTCGAGGGTGGGTGCTGGGAGCGGCCGGCCTGGTACGAGGCCAACGCGGCGCTGGTGGCCGAACTCGCCGATGCCGGAATGACGTTCCCGGACCGCGACGACTGGTCGGGGCGGTTCTACTCCCCCATTTCCATCGCCGAGGCGCGCTGGACCCGCGAGCACGTCGCCCTCTACGACATGACCCCGCTGACCCGCTACGAGGTCAGCGGACCCGGGGCGTGCGCCTTCCTGCAGCACCTCACCACCAACAACATCGACAAGCGCACCGGGTCGGTCACCTACACCCTGATGCTCGACGAATCCGGCGGCATCCGCAGCGATCTCACGGTTGCGCGGCTGAGCGACGACGTGTTCCAGGTGGGCGCGAACGGCCCGCTCGACATCGACTGGATGCTGCGCCGGTTGCCGCAGAGCGGTGTGGCGGTGCGCGACATCACCGGCGGTACCTGCTGTATCGGGGTGTGGGGCCCGCGCGCCCGCGACCTTGTCACACCGTTGTGCGCCGCCGACATCTCCCACGAATCCTTCGGATATTTCCGTGCGCTCAAGACGTTCATCGGAGCGGTGCCCGTGACGATGATGCGGGTGTCCTACGTCGGCGAACTAGGCTGGGAGATATACGCTTCCGCCGAACACGGGCTGAAATTGTGGGATCTGCTGGCCGCGGCGGGCCGGCCGTACCGCGCGATCGCCGCCGGCCGCATCGCATTCAACAGCCTGCGCCTGGAAAAGGGTTACCGGTCCTGGGGCACCGATATGACCACCGAACACCAACCCGCCGCCGCCGGTGTCGGGTTCGCGGTGTCGGGCAAGAAGGGTGACTTCCTCGGCAAGGCGGCACTGGACACCGCATCCGCGCCGGCAAAGATGCTGCGCAGCATCGTCTTCGACGACCCCGCTGCGGTGGTGCTCGGCAAGGAGCCGGTCAGCATCGAGGGCACCGTGCGCGGCTACGTGACCAGCGCCGGCTACTCGGCCACCCTCGGTCGCAGCATCGCCTACGCGTGGCTGCCTGCCGACACGGCGGTGGGGTCGGCCGTCAGCGTGGCCTACCTGAGCACCACGTTCTCGGCGACCGTGCATGCCGAACCGGTCGTCGACCCCGACATGTTTCTGATCCGGAGATGA
- a CDS encoding siderophore-interacting protein, producing the protein MAGRPIHTFEVISSEQLAPHMIRLVLGGVGFDTFTPGDYTDSYVKIVIVAPDVDIVSLPHPLTLDSFNVLPENKRPAVRTYTVRSVDDSLRQIAIDFVVHGEQGVAGPWAAAAQPGQPAYLMGPSGAYAPDPAADWHLLAGDESGLPAISAALEALPPNAIGKAFIEVSGPDDEIELTAPDGVDVHWIYRGGRADLVSEDKAGDNAPLVAAVKEMLWLPGQVQVFAHGEAQAVMHNLRPYLRKERGVEAKWASISGYWRRGRTEETFRQWKAELAKAEAGQRD; encoded by the coding sequence ATGGCGGGACGTCCGATTCACACGTTTGAGGTCATCAGCAGCGAACAGCTGGCACCGCACATGATCCGACTGGTGCTCGGTGGCGTCGGATTCGACACCTTCACCCCCGGCGACTACACCGATTCCTACGTCAAGATCGTCATCGTCGCCCCGGACGTCGACATCGTCTCGCTGCCGCACCCGCTCACCCTGGACAGCTTCAACGTGCTTCCGGAGAACAAGCGCCCCGCCGTGCGCACCTACACCGTGCGATCGGTCGACGACTCACTGCGCCAGATCGCCATCGACTTCGTCGTGCACGGGGAGCAGGGCGTGGCCGGCCCGTGGGCCGCCGCCGCCCAGCCCGGCCAACCGGCCTACCTGATGGGGCCCTCCGGCGCGTACGCACCCGACCCTGCCGCGGACTGGCATCTGCTGGCCGGTGACGAGTCCGGTCTCCCGGCGATCAGCGCGGCGCTGGAAGCGTTGCCGCCCAATGCGATCGGCAAGGCCTTCATCGAGGTCAGCGGACCCGACGACGAGATTGAACTCACCGCGCCCGACGGGGTCGATGTGCACTGGATCTACCGTGGCGGACGCGCCGACCTGGTCAGCGAGGACAAGGCCGGGGACAACGCGCCACTGGTCGCCGCAGTCAAGGAGATGTTGTGGCTGCCCGGCCAGGTCCAGGTGTTCGCCCATGGCGAGGCGCAGGCCGTCATGCATAATCTGCGTCCCTACCTGCGCAAGGAACGCGGGGTGGAGGCGAAGTGGGCGTCCATCTCGGGGTACTGGCGGCGCGGGCGCACCGAAGAAACTTTCCGGCAATGGAAGGCGGAGCTGGCCAAGGCGGAGGCGGGCCAGCGAGACTGA
- a CDS encoding alpha-hydroxy-acid oxidizing protein, which produces MAFGDYQLEIYLQGLAGVVPSLPMAFAELEARAQAAMSPSVWSYVAGGAGDERTQRVNVSAFDHWGLMPRMGVGATERDLSVDLFGIALPSPVFMAPIGVTGICSRDGHGDLAAARAAARTGVPMTVSTLTADPLEDVAAEFGDTPGFFQLYTPKDRDLAASFVARAEAAGYKAIVVTLDTWVPGWRPRDLSTSNFPQLRGHCLSNYFSDPVFRASLPQSPEENPQGAILKWVSTFGQPVTWDDVTWLRSLTRLPLLVKGVCHPDDVRRARDTGVDGIYCSNHGGRQANGGIPAIDCLPDVVAAADGLPVLFDSGIRSGADIVKALALGATAVGVGRPYVYGLALGGTEGVVHVLRSLLAELDLTMAIDGYPGLADLTPDTLRRVQ; this is translated from the coding sequence ATGGCATTCGGCGATTACCAGCTCGAGATCTATCTGCAGGGACTGGCCGGGGTGGTGCCCTCGCTGCCGATGGCCTTCGCCGAATTGGAGGCCAGGGCGCAGGCGGCGATGTCGCCGTCGGTGTGGTCCTACGTCGCCGGCGGTGCCGGCGATGAACGCACCCAGCGCGTCAATGTCAGCGCCTTCGACCACTGGGGCCTGATGCCGCGAATGGGCGTCGGCGCCACCGAACGCGACCTGAGTGTCGACCTCTTCGGGATCGCGCTGCCCTCGCCGGTGTTCATGGCGCCGATCGGGGTCACCGGCATCTGTAGCCGCGACGGCCACGGCGATCTGGCCGCGGCCCGCGCCGCCGCACGCACCGGGGTGCCGATGACGGTGTCCACGTTGACCGCCGACCCGCTGGAGGATGTGGCCGCGGAGTTCGGCGACACCCCGGGGTTTTTCCAGCTCTACACACCCAAGGACCGCGATCTGGCGGCCAGCTTCGTGGCCCGGGCAGAGGCGGCGGGCTACAAGGCCATCGTGGTGACGCTGGACACCTGGGTGCCCGGCTGGCGGCCCCGCGACCTGAGCACCTCGAACTTCCCGCAGCTGCGCGGACACTGCCTGTCCAACTACTTCAGCGACCCGGTCTTCCGGGCGAGCCTGCCGCAGTCGCCGGAGGAGAACCCGCAGGGCGCCATCCTGAAATGGGTGTCCACCTTCGGTCAGCCCGTCACCTGGGACGATGTCACCTGGCTGCGGTCGCTGACCCGGCTGCCGCTGCTGGTCAAGGGCGTCTGTCACCCCGATGACGTGCGCCGCGCCCGCGACACCGGCGTCGACGGCATCTACTGCTCCAACCACGGTGGCCGCCAGGCCAATGGCGGCATCCCGGCCATCGACTGCCTGCCCGATGTGGTGGCCGCCGCCGACGGGCTGCCGGTGCTGTTCGATTCCGGCATCCGCAGCGGCGCCGATATCGTCAAGGCCCTCGCGCTGGGGGCGACCGCGGTCGGCGTGGGGCGGCCCTACGTCTACGGCCTGGCGCTCGGCGGCACCGAGGGTGTGGTGCACGTGCTGCGTTCACTGCTGGCCGAGCTCGACCTGACCATGGCCATCGACGGCTACCCGGGGCTGGCCGATCTCACCCCGGACACGCTGCGGCGCGTCCAGTAG
- a CDS encoding tyrosine recombinase XerC, producing the protein MLEEFDEYLALQRGRSAHTRRAYLGDLRALFDFIGGGLDTLTLPRLRSWLAAQAGAGAARTTLARRTSAIKTFTAWALHRGLLSTDPAARLQTPKAHRTLPSVLRQDQALDAMDALTSGAQQGDPMALRDRLIVELLYATGIRVSELCGLDIDDVDRSRRLLRVLGKGNKQRTVPFGEPAEDALAAWLDRGRPELVKPSSGAALLLGSRGARLDQRQARTVVHQTMAAVDGAPDIGPHGLRHSAATHLLEGGADLRVVQELLGHSTLATTQLYTHVTVARLRAVHDQAHPRA; encoded by the coding sequence CTGCTGGAGGAGTTCGACGAGTACCTGGCGCTACAACGCGGTCGTTCGGCGCACACGCGCCGCGCCTACCTGGGTGATCTGCGGGCGTTGTTCGATTTCATCGGCGGCGGTCTGGACACGCTGACCCTGCCCAGGCTGCGGTCCTGGCTCGCCGCCCAGGCCGGTGCCGGGGCGGCGCGCACCACGCTGGCCCGGCGCACCTCGGCAATCAAGACGTTCACTGCGTGGGCGCTGCACCGCGGCCTGCTGAGCACCGACCCGGCGGCCCGGCTGCAGACCCCGAAGGCGCACCGCACGTTGCCGTCGGTGCTGCGTCAGGATCAGGCGCTCGACGCCATGGACGCCTTGACTTCGGGTGCGCAACAAGGTGATCCGATGGCCCTGCGGGACCGGCTGATCGTCGAGCTGTTGTACGCCACCGGTATCCGGGTCAGTGAGCTGTGCGGGCTGGACATCGACGATGTCGACCGCTCGCGCCGGCTGCTGCGGGTGCTCGGCAAGGGCAACAAGCAGCGCACGGTGCCGTTCGGCGAGCCCGCCGAGGACGCGCTGGCGGCCTGGCTGGACCGCGGCCGCCCGGAGCTGGTGAAACCGTCGTCCGGCGCGGCGCTGCTGCTGGGCTCGCGCGGTGCCCGCCTCGACCAGCGGCAGGCTCGCACCGTGGTGCACCAGACGATGGCCGCCGTCGACGGTGCCCCCGACATCGGCCCGCACGGGCTGCGCCACAGCGCCGCGACCCACCTCCTGGAAGGGGGTGCCGATCTGCGCGTCGTCCAGGAACTACTCGGCCATTCGACGCTGGCCACCACCCAGCTCTACACCCACGTCACGGTCGCGCGGCTGCGTGCGGTCCACGATCAGGCCCATCCACGGGCTTGA
- a CDS encoding M23 family metallopeptidase encodes MRVLALLFVVALAALATATATAEAGRLQWPLRPTAMVTRGFDAPSPNWTRGHRGVDLAASAGQTVFAAAGGTVVFAGELAGRPLVSVQHPGGLRTSYEPVRPAVRTGQRVAAGAALGVLLDGHAGCPMRACLHWGAMWGPASRADYVDPLGLLASTPIVLKPVDGPDRGPHAAARP; translated from the coding sequence ATGAGGGTTCTGGCGTTGCTCTTCGTGGTGGCATTGGCCGCCCTTGCCACCGCCACCGCGACGGCGGAGGCGGGCCGGCTGCAGTGGCCGTTGCGGCCCACCGCGATGGTGACGCGCGGGTTCGACGCACCGTCGCCGAACTGGACGCGCGGGCATCGCGGCGTAGATCTGGCCGCAAGCGCAGGTCAGACCGTGTTTGCGGCCGCCGGCGGCACGGTGGTGTTCGCCGGTGAGCTGGCGGGCCGGCCACTGGTGTCGGTACAGCATCCGGGTGGGTTGCGCACCAGCTACGAACCGGTGCGCCCGGCCGTGCGGACCGGGCAGCGGGTGGCGGCCGGCGCCGCGCTCGGTGTGCTGCTGGACGGGCACGCGGGCTGCCCGATGCGGGCCTGCCTGCACTGGGGTGCGATGTGGGGGCCGGCCTCGCGCGCGGACTATGTGGACCCGCTGGGACTGCTGGCGTCGACGCCGATCGTGCTCAAGCCCGTGGATGGGCCTGATCGTGGACCGCACGCAGCCGCGCGACCGTGA
- the rpsB gene encoding 30S ribosomal protein S2, which yields MAVVTMKQLLDSGAHFGHQTRRWNPKMKRFIFTDRNGIYIIDLQQTLTYIDSAYEFVKETVAHGGSVMFVGTKKQAQESIAEEATRVGMPYVNQRWLGGMLTNFSTVHKRLQRMKELEAMEQTGGFEGRTKKEILMLTREKNKLERSLGGIRDMVKVPSAIWVVDTNKEHLAVAEARKLNIPVIAILDTNCDPDLVDYPIPGNDDAIRSAALLTKVIASAVAEGLQARSGAGKTEAGQEGAVEPLAEWEQELLAGATTSPAADSTAAAEPTTDAS from the coding sequence ATGGCTGTTGTAACCATGAAGCAGCTGCTCGACAGCGGCGCTCACTTCGGGCATCAGACCCGACGCTGGAATCCCAAGATGAAGCGGTTCATCTTCACCGACCGCAACGGCATCTACATCATCGATCTGCAGCAGACGCTGACCTACATCGACTCGGCCTACGAGTTCGTGAAAGAGACAGTCGCTCACGGCGGATCGGTCATGTTCGTCGGCACCAAGAAGCAGGCTCAGGAATCCATCGCCGAAGAGGCGACCCGGGTCGGTATGCCCTACGTCAACCAGCGCTGGCTGGGCGGCATGCTCACCAACTTCTCCACCGTGCACAAGCGCCTTCAGCGGATGAAGGAACTTGAGGCCATGGAGCAGACCGGTGGCTTCGAGGGTCGCACCAAGAAGGAAATCCTCATGCTCACGCGTGAGAAGAACAAGCTCGAGCGCAGCCTCGGCGGTATCCGGGACATGGTCAAGGTTCCGTCGGCCATCTGGGTCGTCGACACCAACAAGGAGCACCTGGCGGTTGCCGAGGCTCGCAAGCTGAACATCCCGGTCATCGCGATTCTGGACACCAACTGCGATCCCGACCTGGTCGACTACCCGATCCCGGGTAACGACGACGCGATCCGCTCGGCCGCCCTGCTGACCAAGGTGATCGCCTCCGCGGTCGCCGAGGGCCTGCAGGCCCGTTCCGGTGCCGGCAAGACCGAGGCCGGCCAGGAAGGCGCCGTCGAGCCGCTCGCCGAGTGGGAGCAGGAGTTGTTGGCGGGAGCCACGACCAGCCCCGCCGCCGACAGCACTGCTGCCGCCGAGCCCACCACCGACGCTTCTTAA
- the tsf gene encoding translation elongation factor Ts, with protein MANYTAADVKRLRELTGAGMMDCKNALAESDGDYDKAVEVLRIKGAKDVGKRAERATAEGLVAAKDGALIELNSETDFVAKNAEFQALAEQVVTAAAAAKAADVDALKAAKIGDTTVEQAIADLSAKIGEKLELRRAAYFDGQVETYLHKRAADLPPAVGVLVEFEAGDSEKGEAAAHAVALQIAALKAKYLTREDVPADIVANERRIAEETAKEEGKPEQALPKIVEGRVTGYYKDVVLLDQPSVSDNKKSVKALLDEAGVTVTRFVRFEVGQA; from the coding sequence ATGGCGAACTACACCGCTGCCGACGTCAAGCGACTGCGGGAGCTGACCGGCGCAGGAATGATGGACTGCAAGAACGCGCTGGCCGAGAGTGACGGCGATTACGACAAGGCCGTCGAGGTGCTGCGTATCAAGGGTGCCAAGGATGTCGGCAAGCGCGCCGAGCGCGCGACCGCCGAGGGCCTGGTGGCAGCCAAGGACGGCGCACTGATCGAGCTGAACTCGGAGACCGACTTCGTCGCGAAGAACGCCGAGTTCCAGGCGTTGGCCGAGCAGGTCGTCACCGCCGCCGCAGCCGCCAAGGCTGCCGACGTCGACGCCCTCAAGGCCGCCAAGATCGGCGACACTACCGTCGAGCAGGCGATCGCGGATCTGTCGGCCAAGATCGGCGAGAAGCTCGAACTGCGCCGCGCGGCGTACTTCGACGGTCAGGTCGAGACCTACCTGCACAAGCGCGCCGCCGACCTGCCGCCCGCGGTGGGCGTGCTGGTCGAGTTCGAGGCCGGTGACTCCGAAAAGGGTGAAGCAGCCGCTCACGCGGTCGCACTGCAGATCGCCGCGCTGAAGGCCAAGTACCTCACCCGCGAGGACGTGCCTGCGGACATCGTCGCCAACGAGCGTCGTATCGCCGAGGAGACCGCCAAGGAGGAGGGCAAGCCGGAGCAGGCTCTGCCCAAGATCGTGGAGGGTCGCGTCACCGGCTACTACAAGGACGTCGTGCTGCTCGATCAGCCGTCGGTGTCGGACAACAAGAAGTCCGTCAAGGCGCTGCTCGACGAGGCCGGCGTGACCGTGACCCGGTTCGTCCGGTTCGAGGTCGGTCAGGCCTAG
- a CDS encoding amidase gives MARIHAFGDDALGDLDAVGLAAALRSGAVSRAEVIEAAIARAEAVDPALNGMAHRAFDTARGARPHGGFFSGVPTFVKDNADVAGMPTMDGTDAWTPRPAPADGDFARTYLGTGLVALGKTQLSEFGFSAAAEHPRLGAVRNPWNTEHTAGASSSGSGAFVAAGVVPIAHANDGGGSIRIPAACNGLVGLKPSRGRLPLDKQMRQMPLRIVANGVLTRSVRDTAAFYREAELLWRNPKMPAIGDVTGPGDRPLTIAFTTESIAREASPEIREATLKTAALLEGLGHRVTQIANPIPQAFINDFLLYWSLLAFALVRGGKKTFGSSFDRDKLDNLTLGLEQLAARNLHRMPLTIARLSRTRRITARLGAQYDVLLTPTLAEVTPPVGHLDPTADYQQIIDRLTDWVAFTPLANITGDPAISLPLGRSATGLPIGMMFGATTGQERRLLQLAFQLEEASPFARIQD, from the coding sequence ATGGCACGCATCCACGCATTCGGCGATGACGCTCTCGGTGATCTGGACGCGGTCGGGCTGGCCGCCGCGCTGCGCAGCGGCGCGGTATCGCGCGCCGAGGTGATCGAGGCCGCGATCGCCCGCGCCGAGGCCGTCGATCCCGCACTGAACGGAATGGCCCACCGGGCGTTCGACACCGCCCGCGGTGCCCGCCCGCACGGCGGCTTCTTCTCCGGCGTGCCCACCTTCGTCAAGGACAACGCCGATGTCGCCGGCATGCCCACCATGGACGGCACCGACGCCTGGACGCCGCGGCCCGCCCCGGCCGACGGGGATTTCGCACGCACCTACCTGGGCACCGGTCTGGTGGCGCTGGGCAAGACCCAGCTCTCCGAGTTCGGCTTCAGTGCCGCCGCCGAGCATCCCCGCCTCGGTGCGGTGCGCAACCCGTGGAACACCGAACACACCGCCGGCGCATCATCGTCGGGCTCGGGCGCCTTCGTGGCCGCTGGTGTGGTCCCCATCGCGCACGCCAACGACGGCGGTGGCTCCATCCGGATTCCGGCGGCCTGCAATGGCCTTGTCGGACTGAAACCCTCGCGCGGCAGGCTGCCGCTGGACAAGCAGATGCGTCAGATGCCGCTGCGCATCGTCGCCAACGGCGTCCTCACCCGGTCGGTGCGCGACACCGCGGCCTTTTATCGGGAGGCCGAACTGCTGTGGCGCAACCCGAAGATGCCTGCCATCGGCGACGTGACCGGGCCCGGTGACCGTCCGCTGACGATTGCCTTCACCACGGAATCGATTGCCCGCGAAGCCAGTCCGGAGATCCGCGAAGCGACCTTGAAGACTGCCGCTCTGCTGGAGGGGCTCGGGCACCGGGTCACCCAGATCGCCAACCCGATTCCGCAGGCCTTCATCAACGACTTCCTGCTGTACTGGTCGCTGCTGGCGTTCGCCCTGGTGCGTGGCGGAAAGAAGACGTTCGGGTCCAGCTTCGACCGTGACAAACTGGACAACCTCACCCTCGGGCTGGAACAACTGGCGGCCCGCAATCTGCACCGGATGCCGCTGACCATCGCACGGCTGTCCCGGACGCGCAGGATCACCGCACGACTGGGTGCTCAGTACGACGTGCTGCTCACCCCGACCCTGGCCGAGGTGACTCCGCCGGTGGGGCATCTGGACCCGACCGCGGACTATCAGCAGATCATCGACCGGCTCACCGATTGGGTGGCGTTCACCCCGCTGGCCAACATCACCGGAGACCCCGCGATCTCGCTGCCGCTGGGCCGATCCGCGACCGGGCTGCCGATCGGGATGATGTTCGGCGCGACCACCGGCCAGGAACGCCGCCTGCTGCAATTGGCCTTTCAGCTCGAAGAAGCCAGCCCGTTTGCGCGCATCCAGGACTGA
- a CDS encoding ABC transporter permease: protein MILVEPLAPTIVRSPEIARTSGNTFGCLVRFAVANIRRRPERFVLAVLGIALAIACVTVVRTISASFAITGEDSVTDVLGDAQLWVVPAGGVHYDPDAQALVADGSAPTFAAPQGWATTRILSGTTTLDGTTVSLRGADGIPGGQAVVGAGIADRLGIAPGATLDIGGQPLLAEIAGSGQSITVSTDLARTVIGENGWWTVGAPAGQEHRRDLASEFGTATGLPATADPSVQPDATGPGLIYDTVGGSGPLTFEQKFSALFSGKVTSSTLGVISTIGLILGFVIAVSSFLAAVAERKREFGIMSSIGLADEVLYFFLVESGITFLVAYLVGVLGAGVAVALVIPQIATLTAWGQAAGMVAAFIPAMAIVGALVPVHRLLQQRPVDLLGGR, encoded by the coding sequence ATCATCCTCGTGGAGCCCCTCGCACCCACAATCGTTCGGTCACCGGAGATCGCCCGCACGTCGGGAAACACCTTCGGGTGCCTTGTCCGATTCGCGGTCGCGAACATCCGGCGGCGTCCTGAACGCTTTGTGCTAGCCGTCCTCGGCATCGCCCTGGCGATCGCCTGTGTCACCGTCGTGCGCACCATCTCGGCGAGTTTCGCCATCACCGGCGAAGATTCGGTCACCGACGTGCTCGGCGACGCCCAGCTGTGGGTGGTGCCTGCCGGCGGCGTGCACTATGACCCCGACGCTCAGGCGCTGGTCGCCGACGGGTCCGCGCCCACCTTCGCCGCGCCCCAGGGCTGGGCCACGACACGGATACTGTCGGGCACCACCACCCTCGACGGCACCACCGTGTCCCTGCGCGGCGCCGACGGGATCCCCGGCGGGCAGGCCGTCGTCGGCGCGGGCATCGCCGATCGGCTCGGCATCGCACCGGGGGCGACCCTCGACATCGGTGGGCAGCCCCTGCTAGCCGAGATCGCGGGTAGTGGCCAATCCATCACCGTGTCAACAGATCTGGCCCGAACGGTCATCGGCGAGAACGGGTGGTGGACGGTCGGCGCACCCGCCGGGCAGGAACACCGGCGCGACCTCGCGAGCGAGTTCGGGACCGCCACCGGTCTGCCCGCCACGGCGGACCCGTCCGTGCAGCCCGACGCCACCGGCCCCGGACTGATCTACGACACGGTGGGGGGATCTGGGCCGCTGACCTTCGAGCAGAAGTTCTCGGCGCTGTTCTCCGGCAAGGTCACCAGCTCCACCCTCGGGGTGATCTCGACCATCGGCCTGATCCTGGGTTTCGTCATCGCGGTGTCCTCGTTCCTGGCGGCGGTGGCCGAACGCAAACGCGAGTTCGGCATCATGAGCAGCATCGGACTGGCCGACGAGGTGCTGTACTTCTTCCTCGTCGAATCCGGTATCACCTTCCTGGTCGCCTATCTCGTCGGCGTGCTGGGTGCGGGAGTGGCTGTTGCCCTGGTGATCCCGCAGATCGCGACGCTCACCGCATGGGGGCAGGCCGCGGGGATGGTTGCGGCGTTCATCCCCGCGATGGCGATTGTCGGCGCGTTGGTCCCCGTGCACCGGTTGCTGCAGCAGCGGCCCGTCGACCTGCTGGGGGGCCGGTAG
- a CDS encoding FtsX-like permease family protein produces the protein MILPAVTTATGAFLVVIVFGMSDGIGAQSAALGNADEIGAAVVLIAVTVLLVGVVEVAVATTRTVANRTRELGVLGANGIPRLPVVAALLVEPVIAAVVGAVGGAGLAVLTGIALDVTGLAPAGVDLGGLALGAAIAVVVSIVAAVATSIVPTWNAASRPPIRSLSSGG, from the coding sequence ATGATCCTGCCCGCCGTCACCACCGCGACGGGAGCCTTCCTGGTGGTCATCGTGTTCGGGATGTCCGACGGTATCGGTGCACAGTCCGCCGCACTCGGTAACGCCGATGAGATCGGTGCGGCGGTGGTGCTCATTGCCGTGACGGTCCTGCTGGTCGGTGTCGTCGAGGTGGCGGTGGCCACCACCCGCACCGTGGCCAACCGCACCCGTGAGCTCGGAGTCCTTGGCGCCAACGGCATCCCACGATTGCCGGTGGTGGCGGCCCTGCTCGTGGAGCCGGTCATCGCCGCGGTGGTGGGTGCCGTGGGTGGGGCGGGGCTGGCCGTACTCACCGGCATCGCCCTCGACGTCACCGGCCTCGCACCCGCCGGAGTCGACCTCGGCGGATTGGCCCTCGGGGCGGCCATCGCGGTCGTGGTCAGCATCGTCGCGGCCGTCGCGACCAGCATCGTCCCCACCTGGAATGCCGCTTCGCGGCCACCGATCCGATCCCTGAGCAGTGGAGGCTGA